The Spirosoma sp. SC4-14 DNA window ATTATCCGGCTATTTCGGTTAGTTTATCGGTCGATATTATGCCCGAAATTCGGGAATATGAGCGTACATCAACTACTGTCTTAAACGCCTATGTACAACCCCTGATCGATCGGTATTTCAATGCGTTGCAGAATCAGCTTACGGCTTTAGGGTTTAAGGGAGCCGTCAGGATTATGGTGTCGAACGGTCGGCTGACCACGCTCGGCGAAGCGCAGCGAAAACCCATTCAGCTTCTGGAGTCCGGACCGGCTGGGGGGGCGATGGCAGGTGTATTTTTTGGGAAGCTTACGGGCCATACCGACATTGCTACGTTCGATATGGGCGGTACGACGGCAAAAACCTCACTCATATTTAACCATCAGCCCGAAATTACCAATGAATTTGAGGCTGCCAGAGTCCGGCGATTTAAGCAGGGATCTGGGTTACCGGTTCGGATACCGGTAATTGATATCAATGAAATTGGGGCAGGAGGGAGCAGTATAGCCTATGTAGATAAATTAGGCTTACTCAAAGTGGGTCCCGAAAGTGCAACATCGGACCCCGGTCCTGCCTGCTATGGCCGAGGAGGGACACGCCCTACTGTAACAGATTGTGATTTGCTGTTGGGGTACCTGAACGAAGCATTTTTTCTGGGGGGAACTATCCGTCTGGACAAGGAAGCTGCTCAACAGGCAATCGAAGAACATATTGCCCGACCGCTCGGTATTAGTGTTCAGCAGGCTGCCATGGGCGTTCACCGGATTGTTAACGAAAACATGGCGAATGCGGCTCGGGTGCATATTCTCGACAAAGGCCATGATCCTCGTAACTATAGTTTACTGGCTTTTGGTGGAGCAGGCCCTGTTCATGCATTCGATGTTGCCCGACTGCTGGGTTCTCCAGAGCTTATTATCCCAACGGGAGCAGGTGTAGCGTCGGCCTTAGGGTTTCTGGTATCGCCTACCGCCTACGAATGCGTACGTAGCTATGTAAATCATGTTGCCTCAATTGACTGGATTCGCCTGAACGATCTGTTGGCCGAAATGGAAGAAGAAGGGTATGCGTTTCTGGAAAAAGCCGGACACAAGTCGGCTGATGCCATGGTTAGCCGGTCGGCAGGGATGCGCTACGTTGGACAGGGGCACGAAATTGCCGTAAAGATTCCAAACGGAATATTGTCGGCGGTCTCGGCCGAAGAAATAGAAGCTAATTTTCGGGAAGAGTATGAGCTTCGGTTTGGCCGAACCATCGCTAAAGCCGCCATTGAGGCCGTAAGCTGGCGCGTAATTGTCAGTTGCCCTTCAGTATTGTTTAAGCCCAAGCAGCGGGAAATCAATACAACCTATCGGATCGGCGACCGTGATTTTTCGGGACTGAAAGGCTACCGGCAAGTGTATTATATGGGCGACGACGTTCCGTGTGCCTGTCCGGTTTATGATCGGTATAAAATTCGTCCGAACGATTATTTGTCGGGGCCTGTAATCATTGAAGAAATAGAATCTACTGTTGTCATTGGCCGTCATGCGTATGTTCGTATGGACGAACACCGAAACCTGATTGTCAGTCTGCGACGCTGATAAAAAAAGCCATAGACCCTATGTTGTAGTCATGGAATCGACCGAAAGCCTGAATACCTATGATGCTATCACCCTAAGCATCCTCTGGGCACGACTCGTTGCTATTGTCGACGAAGCCGGAACAATACTACGGCGAACGTCTTTCTCGACCGGCACCCGTGAGTCCAGCGATTTCGCCATTGTATTGATGGATACTGACGGAAACTCACTGGCTCAGTCGACCACCAGCGTGCCTTCATTTATGGGAGTTCTGCCGATGCTGGTTCGATCCTTACTAGCCGGTAATTTCCCATTAGCAAAGTGGCAACCTGGCGACGTGGTAATTACAAACGACCCGTGGTTATGTGCCGGGGCGAAAGCGGATGTCGGGATTATTGCTCCTGTTTTCCGGTCGCAAAGTGATTTCGGTGACATAAAACTGATTGGTTTCATGGGATGCGTTGCCCACTCGCCCGACATGGGCGGAATACTCTGGGGAGCTGGCGCTCGTGATCTATATGAAGAAGGCTTGCTAATTCCGCCTGTTAAATTATATGAATCTGGTAATCAGAATCAATTGATTCTGACACTTATTGAGGCCAATGTGCGGGCTCCGCAACAAACCATCGGCGATATTCGGGCGCAGGTGTCAGCCATTGAGCAGGGCGTTCGTTCGCTGATGCGCATGATGGACGAATACCAGATGGATAATCTTGAGCCATTGGCCCGGCAAATTCTCGACGCATCGGAGCGGGCAATGCGTGAGGCAATCCGAAAAGCACCTGATGGGCAGTACCACTATTTTTATCCGATTGATGGGGATGGACTCAATGAGCCTGCGTTTATCAACTGCCTGGTTCAGATTCAGGACGATGAAATTACGGTCGATTATGATGGCACGTCGGGCGTTCATTCATTAGCAATCAATGCTGCTTTTAATTATGTGTATGCCTATACAACGTACCCGATCATTTGCGTTTTTAGCCCCGACGTACCCAGTAATGAAGGCGCATTGCGTCCCATTCGGGTTTCTGCCCCTATAGGTTCATTACTCAATGCACAACCTCCTGCTCCATTAGGCGCTCGCTATATAACGGGCAATTTATTACAGGCTCCGCTTTTCGGAGCTTTGGCGCAGGCTGTTCCTGACTTAGTACAGGCCGATAGTGGTTCTGCCTGCTGGAGTATAGTTCTGCACGGACAGCGGGAAATTCCCGTAAAAACAAAAACTGGGGTCGAAACGCAAAAGATCGAATTTGTAGAATATTGTTTCCTGAATGGTGGCTACGGTGCTCGTCCGACCAAAGATGGTGTTAATGTATTGAGTTTCCCGACAAATGTAGCAAACGTGCCAATTGAAGTGCTGGAACGAAATGCTCCCATATTGATAACCGAAAAATCGTTGAGGCCAGGCACGGGAGGAGCCGGTAAATTTCGTGGAGGGTTAGGACAAGTTTTTTCGTTTAAGATGGTTGGTACTGACCCTATTACAGTGTCTATTCTGACAGAAAAAACAAAGACCGTTGCCCATGGAATGCTAGGTGGAGAACCGGGAGCAGCGGGAGCCATCATTAGCAATCGGAAATTACCTCCCAAGGGACTTGCCCGGCTCTATGCGGGCGATGAAATCACGCTGCAACTACCGGGTGGGGGCGGATATGGATTGGCATCGGAGCGCGACCCGGTAGCCACTCGCCGGGATAATGAATTAGGCTATAGCTGACCATAGCTTAAGTCTATCTTAAACCTTTCGGTAAGCCGTCAGTTTATTTGCAGGAGCACATAAACGGAAAAGATTGATGAACGACGATAGGGCCA harbors:
- a CDS encoding hydantoinase/oxoprolinase family protein, whose translation is MYKIGIDIGGTFTDLVLLNDTTGELVFGKTLTTYHNPAGGIITGITDLLNRAELHLNDIDMIVHGTTLVTNAIFERKGAKTGLITTRGFEDVLEIGREYRYDIYDLQITMPDPLIPRNLRLGITERIDFQGNVLTPLLETEIASVVDELVGKGVQAIAVCLLQSFANPVHERRVGDFIQRHYPAISVSLSVDIMPEIREYERTSTTVLNAYVQPLIDRYFNALQNQLTALGFKGAVRIMVSNGRLTTLGEAQRKPIQLLESGPAGGAMAGVFFGKLTGHTDIATFDMGGTTAKTSLIFNHQPEITNEFEAARVRRFKQGSGLPVRIPVIDINEIGAGGSSIAYVDKLGLLKVGPESATSDPGPACYGRGGTRPTVTDCDLLLGYLNEAFFLGGTIRLDKEAAQQAIEEHIARPLGISVQQAAMGVHRIVNENMANAARVHILDKGHDPRNYSLLAFGGAGPVHAFDVARLLGSPELIIPTGAGVASALGFLVSPTAYECVRSYVNHVASIDWIRLNDLLAEMEEEGYAFLEKAGHKSADAMVSRSAGMRYVGQGHEIAVKIPNGILSAVSAEEIEANFREEYELRFGRTIAKAAIEAVSWRVIVSCPSVLFKPKQREINTTYRIGDRDFSGLKGYRQVYYMGDDVPCACPVYDRYKIRPNDYLSGPVIIEEIESTVVIGRHAYVRMDEHRNLIVSLRR
- a CDS encoding hydantoinase B/oxoprolinase family protein; protein product: MESTESLNTYDAITLSILWARLVAIVDEAGTILRRTSFSTGTRESSDFAIVLMDTDGNSLAQSTTSVPSFMGVLPMLVRSLLAGNFPLAKWQPGDVVITNDPWLCAGAKADVGIIAPVFRSQSDFGDIKLIGFMGCVAHSPDMGGILWGAGARDLYEEGLLIPPVKLYESGNQNQLILTLIEANVRAPQQTIGDIRAQVSAIEQGVRSLMRMMDEYQMDNLEPLARQILDASERAMREAIRKAPDGQYHYFYPIDGDGLNEPAFINCLVQIQDDEITVDYDGTSGVHSLAINAAFNYVYAYTTYPIICVFSPDVPSNEGALRPIRVSAPIGSLLNAQPPAPLGARYITGNLLQAPLFGALAQAVPDLVQADSGSACWSIVLHGQREIPVKTKTGVETQKIEFVEYCFLNGGYGARPTKDGVNVLSFPTNVANVPIEVLERNAPILITEKSLRPGTGGAGKFRGGLGQVFSFKMVGTDPITVSILTEKTKTVAHGMLGGEPGAAGAIISNRKLPPKGLARLYAGDEITLQLPGGGGYGLASERDPVATRRDNELGYS